The Danio rerio strain Tuebingen ecotype United States chromosome 19, GRCz12tu, whole genome shotgun sequence genome includes the window CATAAACCCGCCCTGTACCGCGACCCCGTGACCGACATCCCATACGCAAACGCCAGAGCCTTCAGGATCATCAGAGAAGCTTATCAGAAATACATCGCCGCTCACGGATTCCCCAATGCTTCCGGAAGCTTCAGCGCTAACACCGACGCTAGCGATTCACCTGCTAATTTGAAGAGCGCACGACCCAAAGCTGTGCTCAAGCAGAGCGCCGCCGCCACTTAAAGACaccgttcacccaaaaatctacatttacactgtttactcactcttcaaacctttatgagctttattgaagaatgctggaaaccggtaaccattaacttccattgtaGGAGTAACAAATGGATGTGAATaggtacaggttttcagcattcttcaaaatatctttctttttgttttacataagaaagaaagtcatagttattaattataaaattaatacataaaattattattattattattattattatcattagtagtagtagtactatcaTCCTCATCATGAAGGTTTAaggggagtaaatgatgagagatttgttattttttgggtgaactgtctctttaaacagCACAATGGTTTTTGTGTAGTGTTTATAAGCACATCACAGGTCTGAGCATGCTCAGTAGTGTTCTAAAATGCACACTTTACCATGAAGACTTCATTTGATAACATCAGCTAATGCTATTTACAGGCTTTTACAGTACCTTTTTAAAGCGAGAGTTCAGCCACAAATTTAACTTTACTTACTCACTTTTGAGGGTTATAGacatgagttttttttcttcagttaaacactaaagaagatattttgaagaatgctggaaaccggtaaccattgacttccattgtaggagtaacaaatgaaagtgaatgggtacaggttttcaacattctttaaaaaatcttcttttgtgttcaacaaaagaaagaacgtataaagttattaattatttaattaatattattattattagtattagtagtagtagtagaggtagtagtagtagtagaggtAGTATCATCTTAAAGgtttgaagggtgagtaaatggcgAGAGATTTGTTATTTtcggggtgaactgtctctttaaacagcataatgattttattttgtgttgtgtttataagcTCATCACTCAGATTTGAGTCTGAGCATGCTCAGTAGTGTTCTAAAATGCACAATTTACTATTAATATTCATTTGATAGCATCAGCTAATGCTGTTTACAGGCTTTTTCTAATAAAGTACCTTTTAAAGAGACGGGTCACCCTTAAATTTAACTTTACTCACTCTTGATGGTTATAAACACgttttttcttcagttaaacacttaagaagatcttttgaagaatgttgaaaaccggtaaccattgactttcatagcaggaaaaacaattggaagtcaatgatttcagattttcaacattcttcaaaatatcttctttattgttcaacagaagaaagaaattaaaaaggTTTGTAACGAGTGacgggtgagtaaataatgacaggattTCAATGTTGGGTGAACGGTCTCATTCATTTTCACTTACAGGTTCATTAATGctgaaatgtatatataaatattgatctttctttgttcatgttagctgaTGGAACGTGAACAAATGAGATTCTATTGCAAAGCATTGACTCAAATGAATCAATCCGAGTGATTCAAAGCTTCGTTTACTGAGGACTGAGCACACATCACCAGCATCGGCTCCCTACTGTTATATTTctgatttattgtgtttttttattattgtttttctattttgTATGAAGCAGGAATAAAACAATGTGATTGAAGAACTTGAGTGattgtttgatttgattttttgtaaTGATTATTTTGCAGTGCGATACTACACATGTAGAAATGTTACAGCAACATGTGAGTTTAGACTTTTTAGACAGTTTAGTTGAGTTTTTCTTAATCTAATATCTATATCACATATCTAATAAAGAGATGATAATGGATAAGGAAGATAATTTCAACTTCATTTGAGAATTACACAAACTTAGGTTACATTCCTGTAATTATTTGTGCTTTTTTAACCACTATTATAAGAAAGAAAGGTTATTGTGATTTTCTATCTCATCATTTTAATTCACATTTCTAATTTCTAAATCAAATTCTCTCTCGGCCCTAAACCATCATCCCCATCATcgggcctcccaatcatccccatccaccaaattggctctattgctgtctcttcactccactcttcatgggtgtttcccagtactgggttgcagctggaacggcatcttatatgtaaaacatatgctggaatagttggtggttcattccgctgtggtgacccctgataaataagggagtaagcCAAAGGAAGATAAATGATTCTGACATTTTCATTTCTTAAGATTGTAAGAGGAGATTTggatttatctatctatctatctatctatctcctgAAGATCCCCAAGTAAAAGCATATTTGAGGTAAAAACAGTACTTTAttcttaaacattaaaacattgatCAGGTCAGATCTACTCTGATTTGAACATTACTGttgatttttaacaaaatacaaCAAAGGAAAACAGAAAGAAATCACTTTACTGATGAACAGATCTGTACAAGAAGTCCAGTGTTGTGTAAGTATGTGTTTGTTTCTGGAAATGGTGTTAAACTTCATAATCAGACGTTAGTTGTGTTCAAATCCTCCATTTTCTTCATTAAAAAGCAGAATGTCTAAATGGCCGCCTTTTTCCTGTCAAACTCAGAAGACGTCTGAACTCACTGACTTTCATATCATCTTTTGTTTCCCACAGAAGAATCTCCTGCAGTTCTGAACcacaactaataaaatacatcAAAGTCTGTCAACCAGAAACAGTTTTATCTCAGTATacactgaatattgagtagggggcggggttgtAGATTTGCGCTTGATCTCTCGTCTTTCAATCACATGAAATAACGGTCATAGGGGCGTGGCTTATATTTCGCCAATTCCTCAAACAGAGAAGGACTCTGATGGTAAGGTTTTAAtcaaagattaccaaaacaaacagtgTTTTTGTGGATTATTTTCACGAATTGTTCACTTTAAGACTAATGCTTGATTCACACATAACACAGAGCTTGCTATCACTCGCTCTAGTTGACTCGCGGGATGTTTTGTCTCGCAACTGTTTGAGTTTCCAGTAGACGCGATTCAGGCGAATTCCGCGCAAATTCACCGTCGGTTACTCTTTAATCAACATGGATTATTTTGCATTGATTTTGTTTGTAATGTACTCACATGAACACCTAATTTTGTGAACCCAGATTAACATTGTGCGGTAGTAAATTAAGCTTTGTACATGTTGACATTAGGAGATGTTTAACCTGAGCATTCTgaattgaggtgaagttggttttatattcgcacattcattcatttaattatctctatattgtttacttcTCTACTCTTAATATTCAGTCTTGATTTGGTACAACTGCCcattaacgcaaatgtctaatcagccaatcacatggcagcagctcactgcatttcagcatgtagacatggtcaagaggatctgctgcagttcagagcgagcatcagaatggggaagaaaggggatttaagagactttgagcgtggcatggttgttgctgccagacgggctgctctgagtatttcagaaactgctgatctactgggattttcacgcacaaccatctctagggtttacagagaatgctccgacaaagaggaaatatccagtgagcggcagttctgtgggcgcaaatgccttgttgatgaggacagaggtcagaggagaatggccagactggttccagctgatagaaaggcaacagtaactcaaataagcactcgctacaaccgagctctgcagaagagcatctctgaacacacaacacgtccaaccttgaggcggatgggctacagcagcagaagagcacaccgggtgccgctcctgtcagctaagaacaggaaactgaggttacaattcacacagactcaccaaaactggacaatagaagattggagaaacgttgctgctctgatgagtctccatttctgctcacacattcggatgctcggctcacaatttggcccttaacaacatgaaagcatggatcatcctgccttgtatcagcggttcaggctggtggtggtggtgtaatggtgtgggggagattttctttgggttcattagtaccaattgagcatggtgtcaacgattaaggcagttctgaaggcgaatgagggtccaacccggtactagtgaggtgtacctaataaagtggccagggagTGTAAgtttgacttgaaaacaacataagcactatttaattggctgtgaacactgatgtactTTGATAACCATTGGCTGCTGATATGATTTCCATAAGGAGAGTGTAGGAATGTGTGAATAATAACCCAACCTGACCTCAATGCATTCTGAATGGTTCCCATTAGCTGTTATCATTATTCAATAAATGATCATTATCAGCTGGGAAGATGCTAAAAATGAGTCTAAAATGCGAGTTTTACGGTGTTCTCCGTGCACTCTATAACAATTCTTGCTGGCTTCACTTTTTTAGTTGACTCATTTGAACTCTTTTAGTCATTTCTAGTTGACTTGCATCAATAAAACTGaccaaaaatattaagttaaactttgtataacttaacaAAATTAGCCTGATTAACCTCTAAAAATAAGTCAGAGCAACATAAACATATTTGTCGTCCTGactttatcatcattattttccTTGACAGTGTGTCTCAGTCCTGTGTTTCCAGCTCAGAGTTTTCCCTCCTCGATCATACGGTTAAGGCCGCTGCAGATCTTGCTCAGGTTGCTCCACAGGTTGCCCTGCGGGTCGTACAGGTGCGTCAGGAGCTCCGGGTTCGAGTAATGGTTGAAGACGTGCCTGATGCGGTCTAGAGATTTGGGCGTGAGGTGTTTCTCCACCAGCTTCAGCAGCAGATCCCGACAATCCGACAGAAGGTTTATCATCACGCTCTTGTCGAAGGTAAACTCCACCTGATGGAGACATGCAGAAACAatttacattcatatttatcgcattattaatttaatttaagtgtttttgCGTTTAAAATGATTTGTCAGGAAGAATTATTTAGAAACTTTCAGGTATTTCAAGAAATTCAGTAAAGAGAGCACAGTACATGATGATGCAAAGTATAGTATACACTGAAAAGGGGCATATAAcgttattagccctcttgtgaaattttcattatttttttaaatactatatccaaagtgctgtttaacagagcaagctcATTTTTAGcagaatttatatttttctactcatatttcttttaatttggcttaaataaaagcagtttttacataaaaacaataacaatttaaggtcaatattattagccccctttacttaaaggtgcagcatgtaagattgacacccagtggttgatcTAGGTATTGCACATCTgtttcaaaacaaatgcaagtgcaggttgTCAGATTGACTACGGcaacagcagtgtgcctgactgtcaagcctaaaggctgatttaaatgtgTTCTAAATAAACGACACATGATAGAACAGATATTTTcatgttaaaaggagtttttgttctaaccaacacctcaaatttataatttagaaacggcttctatttctcacaggtgaaaaCTGATCAGCTCAGGCACTCCTCGTGTGCTTTGTTCAGGGTTAAATGCtcataatgtgagtttgaatgacattttacatgacatttacagtcatactactgaaagcagcagccgatagttcagctcagttctggaaaataaaataaagcttctgaaactgaacttcagaactgagactcagtgcaaaccaacacatatcagtgattcagcatctacatttaatcatgttcaagagttttattatgtattaattggATTATAAACCTTACAATTTGGCTGgcgtgcagtgagtgcactattttgagcttctaaatggctgtatttacatttctgtttcGATTTGTTTGGTGCAAACAGCCAGATATCACTGCATATCTCGTCACGTAGTGTGTTTGTTAGGACACGAGGTTAACAtgtgacctgctcacctaatgtttacaatcctaatatttatattatttgctaattaataacctcatgtggaactctgaatctgcgtctcatttcggaggctgctgCTGTCCACCAGTGGTTGCAGTTTAGTTGCGGAcgcacactttgagagccttcctgactgaatgagtgaatgaattaaatacactggaaaatataattggctaaactgacattgggcgggttaaagggatcaaaacaaagacagacgatCCAGCAacgttcgccacagtggaatgaaccagcaactaatccagcatatgttttacgctttGCTGTTAGTTTCAGTCATATCTCATTACACCGCATGAGTGATATGACAGCGGACTGAATCAGATAAACAGTTTCACTTGCAGCAGAATGCATCCGCACCAAAAGCACATAGTTTATCCTCAAAATGAGCCTAAAATCCCAAAATTAATtctctaattaataataataaacatccaAAAGCACACATGTAATAAATGTGATGACTGCGCTATAGAAAGATTAAACCACAACCATTACAGCACGTGAGCTGTCACTATGCAGTGTCTAGGGGATCAGAGTAGTGCAGATACAGGGTGTTCGAGCTGGTGGCTGCAGTGTGCAGTTTCTGCAGTGTTTGTTGTAGTATTGCTCTGGGTGGCTGGTGTTAGGCTTCTAGGGTtttctggatggttgctaggaTGATCAGGGTAGGCCGTGTGGATGTGGATTTCTGAGCAGTTTCATCCTGACTGATGTgacatgaacacaaacacactgaactgGTAAACATCACGCTTTATTCACCAGAGTCAAGAATCTGTATTCACCTTTAGgaacacctgtgtgtgtgtgtgtgtgtgtgtgtatctgtttatctatgtatatatgtatgtgtgtgtgtgtgtgtataatatgtgtgtgcatgttggtttatatgtgtgtgtgtgtgtgtgtttatgtgtgcgttTCCATGcatgtgtagtgtatgtgtgcatctgtgtgtatatgtgtgtgtgtgtatatgtgtttatgtgtgtgtgtgtgtgtgtgtgtgtatgtatgtgtgcatgtctgtttagggtgtgtgtgtttgtgtgtgtgtttgtttagtgtgtgtatatatgttcatgtgtatgtgtatttatgtgtgtgtagtgtgtgtacacacgtgtgtgtgtgtgtgtgtgtgtgtgtgtatacatattcatatatttatgtgtttgtgtgtgtctgtgtatctgtgtgtatatatacatgtgtgtgtgtgtgtgtataaaatgtgtgtgcatgttggtTCAGTGTTTATTGTATGTGTGACATAtatatctgtgtatgtgtgtttatgtgtgtgtttccatgtatgtgtagtgtgtgtgtgtgtgtgtgtgtttgtatgtgtgtcaatatgtctgtgtgtgtgtttgcaagtatgtgtagtgtgtgtgtgtgtgtgtgtgtgtgcatttgtgtatgtatgtgcatgtgtaaataatgcagtttaaatttgtgtgtgtgtgcatgtatatgtgcaatatatatatatatatatatttgtgtgtttgtgtgcacatttgtatatatagtatatgtgtgtgtatatatgtgtgtgactgtgtagtgtgtgtgcatgtatatatgtatgtgtttacatatatgtgtgcgtgtatgtgtgtgcgtgcgtgcgtgcatgtatttatgtgtgtatatatatgtgtgtgtagtagtgtttgtgcatgtgtgtatatatgtgtgtgtgtgtgtgtgtgtagtagtgtttgtgcatgtatatatatgtgtgtgtgtagtagtgtttgtgcatgtatatatgtgtgtatctctgtgtgtgtgtgtgtgtgtgtgttagtaccTCCTGGAAGCTGATGGCCGTCATGGCTCCGTGATGCAGTTTTTTCCTGAACTCCTGTGCGATGCTGAGCTCCTCTGCGCTGAACTTCTCATGCCGGAACAGAACTCCGACCTTGACGGCGATCTTGATCATGTTCTTGACCACCTTCTGGGCCTCTGCGCGGTTCCCCGAGTGCTCCTTGGAGACGCGGTACAGCTCGTCCAGCACCTCGCTGCTGTTGTCGTCGATGAACATCTGAGCCACAGATTTGCTGGCCATGCGGCTCAGGATCTTCTTCTGCGCCTGCATGGCCATGTCTTTGGAGCTGAAGGCCTCCATCTGCGCTCGCCGAGCTGACGGACACACAGCAGgcccggtgtgtgtgtgtgtgtgtgtgtgtgtttacctgctgCTGCAGTCCGAGGTGTTTGCGTCGAGTGTGTGTTGTGTCGTTTGAGGAAGTTGTGTCTTCCGCTGTGTAACTGTGGGAGGAAACGGTGTGATCGGAGGAGATATATGTCACTTCTGCTTTGTGTCACAcactctttttgtttcagacTCTTGAGTAACGTCTCGATTTGGGCTTCATGATGTGGGGAGAAACTGGCATTGGGATATTTAGTTGTTCCCCGATGTACAGCAGTACTGAACACGTCTCCATTTCTCTCTGAAAACATGTTTCTAAAGGTGCTGAaatgttcaccagatgttggtaacaagcaAAGAAATCCTCATGTGCAAAGAAAacaagtgtggtttatttatgaaCTCATTCCGAGAGGATCCTGTGCTTATGATCGAACACAGCTAGTGCCGCATCAGCTCCGTATATTTGCACCAATCAgataaaagcccctttcacacatacagacctctccggaaaattaccagcaattttccagaaaggttgtttgtgtgaacaggccctttttgaaaatatcggtaaattcgttctggctattttccggaaagagaagttgtaacattaccggtaatttgccggaatgcagaaggaagattgccggaaagagcgcgtccacgtctagaacgtgctgacgtgagacacctgctttagccaatcacaacaatCTAaggcattcacgtgcgcgcggtttatgagaataaaagtctttgaatattttttccagacacctttagctgctagatgttagtcagataatgtttctatgttccttcttaatgctaactgtgtaaataattatcgataaaatgtttatgataatccgttgtttgtttaccttcaagctttgcgtgtgcccgtgagcgcccatagcgccagcacacacagaTATtagaacatctcgacatgcgcaAGTGTTcctctatgttttcattagatTTGTACTCCATACTGATCCATCtgaagagtttgtaatttagtcaaatgtttacaaacacaagcgcagccgtttagaggtcatttctgggtAATGATGTCAGGATTTaacggcattttgcgatggatgtgtgaatgctcttttccggaaaaattccgtaacgtcctcgcctgtgtgaacagcgcttttttgaatataccggtaaagtcgttctggaaattttccggatatttaccggtatcactgtgtcaAAGAGGCTAAATAATGACACATTATAAATGACCAGATATTTCTACTCcagtcatcttcatcttgaagaatccccccttccacccctactcctcctcttcTCTGATAGGGCAGCACAGCagcccagtgggtagcactgtggcctaacagcaagaacactgcttgtgtttctgtgtggagtttgcatgttctccccatgttttgcGTGGGTTTTGCCCAGGTTCTCGGTTTTCCAGAGTACCCTCGGGGTCTTAAAAGCATTGAATAAGTCTTGAATTTGATGATCTCACATTAAGGCCTTAATAGTCTTGAATTTGGTATACAAGTCTTGGATTTCGTTACAAAggtcttattttattcatttacttttgcCTTTCCTAGAATTAAAGCTCATACCCTAACAAATGAACTGTTACTAATGTAGACTAATTAAAAAGTTCATGCAGCGTAACGTTGAGTGCATCTCGAAGGGCGTCGCCGTAGCTTAGGCTACTATGGTTTGTGAGACGAGCGCGAGTATTAACAATGGACCTACTTCTTAAAAGCggagaaactgtgcacaatttgacTGTGTGCGTGTTTTCTAGAtggtctttcactgacacttacagcagaagctcctatttcactgcgattgagaaaatgaaagtaaactccatttctctctctcttactgcGGCCCGTTTGACCTGCTGGCGGGACTTTTCCTCTCCTGAATGAGAGAGGGCGTAATGCCGTGTGTCGCTTGCTTGGtgctttgtgtctgtgtgtgtgtttatacagaaaccccccccccccccaaatgtaAAACTGTGTATGcgccgagatatcgaattgaatcgaattgatgacatgataatcgtaaccgaaccaaaccgtgagaccagtatagatTCACACCTCTAATTTCTACATTAGAAGCATTGCCAGGGAGCACCCTATCTTACTGTGGCTGAACACCAATCAAACTAAAAATCAACTGTGTGTTACGCTGTtgcacatatattaaataaataactgacaatttttataatatgtaatatttaattcAAGTAGTCACTTGTAATTATTTTTAGGGTTCAAAATGTATACAGATTTGACATTTTTCCCTCAAACTTCTGTCGGAATGGGTATGAAGTTGGCATTGAATTTGTTTGAAATGGTATTAAAAAACCTTGAATTTCATGTGGAGGATCCCGAGGGTACCCTGTttctcccaccgtccaaagacatacaccataAGTAAACCAGCTACTTAAAAATAGCATCCTAAGCCAACTCTTAGTCAGATATACCACAGCAGTTCACAACT containing:
- the tnfaip8l2a gene encoding tumor necrosis factor, alpha-induced protein 8-like protein 2 A, producing MEAFSSKDMAMQAQKKILSRMASKSVAQMFIDDNSSEVLDELYRVSKEHSGNRAEAQKVVKNMIKIAVKVGVLFRHEKFSAEELSIAQEFRKKLHHGAMTAISFQEVEFTFDKSVMINLLSDCRDLLLKLVEKHLTPKSLDRIRHVFNHYSNPELLTHLYDPQGNLWSNLSKICSGLNRMIEEGKL